The candidate division KSB1 bacterium genome segment CAACCTCGGCCCGCACGCGCCGTAGCTCTTGCTGCTGCTCGTCCGTAGCCTGCGCCGCCACCACTGCCACCCATCCCACAAGGAGCCAAAGGGCGAAGCGCAATGCTCTTGTCCTTTTCGCTCCCCACATGGAAGTTAAGATACTCCTTCCTCCCGACAAAATCAACCGGAAAGTTGCCAGGCCCTCCCTCTCCTGCGCGACGCGCGGTCTTGGCTCCTCAGGGAAGGCAGATCTTGCCAAGCACGGTCCGCGCACGCGCACCCGTGGCACCCGGAAGATTACCCGCCGAACCCGCAATGGTCTCGTTGGCAAGCACGGCGAAGGCGATGGCCTCCTTTGCCTCCCCAAGGATGCCATGCTGGTCACTCCGCTCCACCACTGTTTGTGGACCGAGCCTCTGCCTGATCATCTCCATCAACGTGGGGTTAGAGGCTCCGCCGCCACTCACAATGAGGCGGTGTAACGGTCGTGCAGTTCCACCGTATCTCTGTAGGGCTTCGGCAATGCTTACCGCCGTGAGGGCCGTAGCGGTAGCCACCATATCGGCCGGTGCCAGCGCAAGCTGCTGTCCTCTAGCTGCCAACGCATTGGCGAAATGCTCCCCAAACTGCTCTCGGCCCGTCGACTTCGGAGGGAGGAGGGCGAAAAACGGGTGCTCCATGAGTTCATCCAAAAGGCCAGCGTGCACCTGCCCCATAGCAGCCACCTGACCGTCCCTGTCAAAGGGTCGCCGGAAAAGCCGGCGCATGAGTCCATCGATTACCATATTGCCCGGGCCGGTATCAAAGGCCAACACTTCTGCTGGTGAACAGCCGGCGGGGAGCAGGGTGACGTTGGCAATCCCGCCGATGTTGAGCAGGCACCGGTTCTCCTGGGGGCTGCGAAACAGGAGATAGTCCACAAAGGGTACCAGAGGGGCGCCTTGGCCACCTACGGCAATATCGGCGGGCCGAAAATCGCCGACGGTGACAACTCCTGTGCGCTTGGCTATCACGGCCGGCTCCCCAATCTGAAGTGTGCCACTTAGCACGCGCCCGCAGTACTGATGCGGCACCGGAAGGTGATGGATGGTCTGTCCATGCGAACCGATGAGGTCGACGGACGACGGGGCCATTCCGGCTTCGGCAATTGCGTGCAGCGCGGTCTCGGCGAAGAGCTCCCCCAATAAGAAATTGAGTCGGCAAATGCGGTCCACGCGCCCGGTACGCGGCACGGAGCAGGCCCGGATCTCCTTGCGCACCTCCGGCGGTAAGGGCCGTGAGAGGAAATGTACGACTTGGAGGCGAAGCCCTTCGCCTGCCCCGGTAATCCGGCACACTGCCGCGTCGACGGCATCCGCTGAAGTGCCGGACATCAGCCCCACTACCACCCGTTCGGACTTCTGCCACAGTTCAGCCAAGGGCCGCACGTGCTAAGCCTTCAGTGACGCTTCCAGACAATCCAGTAACCGCGCAGTGACAGCCACGCCCGCCTTCCGCAACGCCAAAATGGCGGCGCCAGCCACAGGCTCAAAGCGCGGCCAGTCAATCCTTACCTTCGAGGAGACTGCGGCAAGCTCCTCGCGCATCAGAGGCTCCAACACCGCCCTCTGATTGAACACACTCCCGACTAGTGCCACGCGGACCTCTTCGCCCTGCAGTCCGAGCCTCAGCGCTACCGTGGCGGCCATCTTCCCCAGCTCGTGGCCGGCTGTGCGCACGATGCTCTGGGCAACCGCATCGCCCGCGGCAGCTTCTTCGAACACCATCGGGGCAAAAGAGGCTATGGCAGCGCGGTCGAGATCGCCGCCGTACACACGAGAGATCACCTGATCGATGCGTTCCACGCCACAGGCTTTTTCCAGGCGGTGTCGGAGCGAGGTGACTGGCCCGCGCCCGTCCAAATCTTTGAGCGCGGCAAGCAGCGCCTCCCGACCCAGGAAGTAGCCACTCCCCTCGTCGCCCAAAAGGTACCCCCACCCTCCACAGCGTACCACCTCCCCTGAGGCCGATTTGCCGAAACAGATACTCCCTGTGCCTGCAATGACAATGATGCCCGGTCCATCCGGAAAGGCACCCGCCAGGGCGATGCTCGCATCGGTGTCCACCGTCAGGGAGCGCGCCACGCCAGTCTTGTTGAGGGCTGCGTGGGCGGCATCGCGGTCACCGGGCCTTCCTGCCCCGGCCAACCCCAGGTAGATGTGTTCGG includes the following:
- a CDS encoding anhydro-N-acetylmuramic acid kinase, which translates into the protein MRPLAELWQKSERVVVGLMSGTSADAVDAAVCRITGAGEGLRLQVVHFLSRPLPPEVRKEIRACSVPRTGRVDRICRLNFLLGELFAETALHAIAEAGMAPSSVDLIGSHGQTIHHLPVPHQYCGRVLSGTLQIGEPAVIAKRTGVVTVGDFRPADIAVGGQGAPLVPFVDYLLFRSPQENRCLLNIGGIANVTLLPAGCSPAEVLAFDTGPGNMVIDGLMRRLFRRPFDRDGQVAAMGQVHAGLLDELMEHPFFALLPPKSTGREQFGEHFANALAARGQQLALAPADMVATATALTAVSIAEALQRYGGTARPLHRLIVSGGGASNPTLMEMIRQRLGPQTVVERSDQHGILGEAKEAIAFAVLANETIAGSAGNLPGATGARARTVLGKICLP